In a single window of the Terriglobia bacterium genome:
- a CDS encoding rubrerythrin family protein — translation MPSLKGTKSHENLKNAFAGESQANRRYLYFARRADIEGYPDIGGLFRDTAEAETGHAFGHLDFLKEVGDPVTGIPIGATEANLKSAIEGETYEYTEMYPGMAKTARTEGFNELAEWFETLAKAEKSHAGRFTKGLTIIAGKEPSEAIA, via the coding sequence ATGCCATCACTGAAAGGCACCAAGAGTCATGAGAACTTGAAGAATGCGTTTGCAGGGGAATCGCAGGCGAATCGCCGTTACCTGTACTTCGCCCGCCGCGCCGACATCGAAGGCTATCCGGATATCGGGGGCCTGTTCCGGGACACGGCGGAGGCCGAAACCGGGCATGCGTTTGGTCACCTTGATTTCTTGAAAGAAGTGGGCGACCCCGTGACCGGAATTCCCATTGGCGCAACCGAGGCCAATCTGAAATCGGCCATTGAGGGGGAGACATACGAATACACCGAGATGTATCCCGGGATGGCGAAGACGGCCCGCACGGAAGGGTTCAACGAACTCGCCGAATGGTTTGAAACCCTGGCCAAGGCCGAGAAGTCTCACGCGGGACGGTTCACCAAGGGGTTGACCATCATTGCCGGGAAGGAACCCTCGGAAGCCATCGCCTGA
- a CDS encoding transcriptional repressor produces the protein MIPNKEEKGIKLQGRRGSRDHPRVTLAAHLHPHGMRVTPQKLAVFEVLQRDNYHPTPDMVFAEVRKQHPMVSLGTVYQILDQFAQIGVARRIFSGGSRQRFDGKRSPHAHLVCERCGRIDDIEDRSFETLTARFARKFDFQIRDHYFEFSGSCAGCSTRRKRRNRLE, from the coding sequence ATGATTCCGAATAAGGAAGAGAAGGGTATTAAGCTCCAGGGGAGGAGGGGTTCCCGGGATCACCCCCGGGTGACCCTGGCCGCTCATTTGCACCCCCATGGCATGCGCGTGACGCCGCAGAAACTGGCCGTGTTCGAAGTCCTGCAGCGCGACAATTACCATCCCACGCCCGATATGGTGTTTGCGGAGGTCCGCAAGCAGCATCCCATGGTGAGCCTCGGGACGGTCTACCAAATCCTGGATCAGTTCGCCCAGATCGGGGTGGCGAGGAGGATCTTTTCCGGGGGAAGCCGGCAGCGCTTTGACGGGAAACGGTCGCCGCATGCCCATCTGGTGTGTGAGCGGTGCGGGAGGATCGACGACATTGAAGATCGTTCTTTCGAGACCTTGACCGCGCGGTTTGCGCGGAAATTCGATTTCCAAATTCGAGATCATTATTTTGAGTTCAGCGGATCCTGCGCCGGTTGCAGCACCCGCCGAAAACGCAGGAACCGCTTGGAATAA